The genome window CCTCAGCGACGTGCCGCGGATGCTGGATCCCGGGACCGTCACCGACGTTCTCACGCAGGCCATCATCGTCTCGCCGCTGTTCGGGGTCCGCTGGCGCTGGAACCTGAACCGGGCGCTGACCGTGCTGCGCTTCAAGGGCGGCAAGCGCAACCCGCCGCCGATCCAGCGGATGGAGGCCGACGACGTGATGGCCGCCACCTTCCCGGGCCTGGCCGCCTGCCAGGACAACAATCCCGGTCCGGTCCCGATCCCCGACCACCTGCTGGTGCGCCAGACGCTGCACGACGCCCTGCACGAGGCCACCGACATCGACGGGCTCGTGGCACTCCTGGAGGCACTGCGCGCCGGGGACGTGGCCATCGAGTTCCGCGACACTCCCGAGCCGTCACCCCTGTCGCACGAGATCCTGGGTGGCCGGCCCTTTACGTTCCTCGACGAGGCGCCGTTGGAGGAGCGGCGCACGCGGGCTGTGCGCCTGCCACGCGGCCTTCCGGTCGACCTGAGCGAGATCGGCGCCCTGCATCCGGACGCCATCGCCCGCACCTGCGCCGAGGTGGCGCCGGAGGTGCGCGACCCCGACGAGTTGCACGACCTGCTGTCGCAGATGGTGCTCTGCCGGCCGCGCTCCGACTGGGCGGACCTCTACGCACAGTTGGCGGAAGCCGGACGGGCGGTCACCGCCGGCGGCTTCTGGTGCACGACCGAGTTGCAGCCGGCCGTGCGCGCCCTGCTGGGCGAGGACACGCCGGGGGACGACGCTGATGACGAACCCACCGACATCGGCGACCCCGCGGATGTGACCATCGAGGCGATACGCGGCCACCTCGAGGTCATGGGACCGGTGACCGTCGCCGAGTTGGCGGCAGCCACGTCGCTGGGCCGCGGGACCACCGAGATCGCCCTGGCGGCGTTGCAGGCGGAGGGCTTCGCCCTCTCGGGCCGGTTCCGCCCCTCCGAGGCGACGGCGGCTGACGGCGACGAACTCGAGTGGTGCAGCCGCCGCCTGCTGGCGCGGATCCACGTCTACTCGCAGCGCCGGCGGCGCCGGGACATCCAGCCGGTCACCGCGCAGGACTTCATGCGCTTCCTGTTCCGCTGGCAGCACGTGGCGCCCGGCACGCAGGTCCGGGGCCGCGCCGGGCTCACAGCCGTCATCGAGCAGTTGCAGGGCTTCGAGGCCGCGGCCGGCACCTGGGAGCGGCAACTCCTCGCACGTCGCATCGACGGCTACCTGCCCGTCTGGCTCGACGACCTCTGCCTGTCCGGCGAGCTGGCCTGGGGGCGCCTGGGACTGCGCCGCGGCGACGAGGGACGCCCCGGCGCCGCCACCTCACGCGCCACCCCGGTCACGCTCGGGCTGCGCGGCGACTTCGACTGGCTGACGGCGGCGGCCCGCGGCACCGAGGTGCCCACGGCGCCCGCAGCGGGCGCGCTGGCGGAGATCGTCGAGTCCCTCGAACGCCACGGCCCCCGGTTCGCCAACGAACTGACAGCCGACTGCGGGCGGCTGTTGACCGACATCGAGTCGGGACTGACCGATGGCGTGGCCCGCGGCCTGCTCACCGCCGACAGCTTCGGCGCGCTCCGCTCCCTGCTCGGCGGACCGCGCCGAGGTTCCCCCGGCGCCCGCCTCCAGCCGCGGCGAGGGCTGCGACGCGGGGCGCAGGGCCTCGCCGGGCCCGTGGGTCGCTGGTCGCTGCTCGCCGCTCCCGAGGACCGCTTCGATCCCGACGAGCTGGCCGAGGCGACCGCCGAGCAGCTCCTGGCGCGCTGGGGGGTGGTATTCCGCGACCTCCGGGCGATGGAGACGCTGGCGGTGCCCTGGCGGGAAGTGCTCTGGGCGCTGCGCCGTCTCGAGGCGCGCGGCGTCGTCCGCGGGGGACGCTTCGTCACCGGGTTCACGGGTGAGCAGTTCGCGCTGCCGGCCGCCGTCGACGAGCTCCGCCGGGTGCGGCGCAGCGAGCGGAACGGCGAGCGCCTGGAGATCCCGGCGACCGATCCGCTGAACCTCACCGGCATCGTCACGCCCGGCCCGCGGGTGGCGGCGATCGCAAGCCGCACGGTCACCTACATCGATGGGCTCCCCGACCGCGCCGCGGGCATCCCGCCAGCCTCCGACACGCACCGCGGGCAGGGCACCCACATCGGCGCGAAGGAACCGGGACCACCGGCCGTCGCGTCGCGGCCGTGAGCGACGGCGAACGGCACGGGGCGGGCGGGTCACGCCGGTCCATCGCAAGCTCGCAGCCGCTCGCCCACGCCATCGAGCCGGAGACGGGGTCGCGGGGACGAGGATCGGAGCGATGAGCGGGGTACCGGTCACGATCGGCATCGACGTCGGAACCACGGCGACCAAGGCCCTCGCCGTCGACGAGGACGGAACGATCATGGCCCGGACTCGCCGTCCCCACGAATTGCGCGCCCCGGTGCCGGGACTGCTCGAAGTTGACGCCGCGGCCGCCTGGCGCCTCGGGCCCTTGCAGGCGTGGAGGGACGTCGGGGACTGCGGAGACCCCCAGGCCGCCTGCGTGGCCGCCATGCTGCCGTCACTCACGGCGGTGGACGATCGGGGCGTGCCATTCGGTCCCGGCCTCCTGTACGGCGACGCCCGCGGCGGGGCGATCGCCGGCCTGCCACCCGTGGGCAACGAGGAGTGGCTGGGATTCCTGCGTCACCTGGCCGGGCTGTGTCCCGGCGCGGCGGGGTTCTGGCCGGCGCAGACCGTCGCCAACCACGCGCTGGCCGGCGTGGCGGCCCTGGACACCGCCACCGCTATGGCGGCGGTGCCGCTTCTCGCCAGCGCGGGCTGGGAAGAGGCGCTGTGCAACGAGATCGGCGTACGACCCGAGCAACTCCCGCGACTCGTGGCCGGATGGGAACCGGCGGGTGACGTGGACGGCGTCCCGCTCGGCGCCGGCATCCCCGACGGCCTCGCCGAATTGGCCACTGCCGGGGCCGCCGACGCGGGCGACGTCATCGTCACGCTCGGCAGCACGCTGCTGTGCTGGATCGTCCTCGACGGCTGGCAGGAGGTCGACGGACTCTGGACCATCCCGCACGTGGTACCCGATCGCTGCCTGGTCGGTGGCCCCAGCAACGCCGGGGGGCTGTTCTGGGACCGTGTGCGCGCGGTGCTCGGAGATCCGCCCGCCGGTGAGGGTTTCGACGCCTTGCTGGCGGACCTGGATCCCGGCGACCTGCCCCTGTGGTTGCCGTCGATCCACCCCGAGCGCACGCCTGTGGCCGGCGGTGCCCGCACGGCGTCACTGCTGGGCCTCGAGGCCACGCACCGGCGCGCACACCTCTACCGGGCGGCGCTCGAGACCGCCGGGTTCGTCGTGCGCCGCCACCTCGATGTCGCCGGGGTCGCTCCCCGGCGCATCGTGGCGACCGGCGGTGGCACGGTCGTCAGGCCATTGACGCAGGCTCTGGCCGACTGCACCGGCCGTCCGGTCCACGTCGGCGCCGTCCCCGAGAGCGCCGCCCTCGGCGCCGCCTTCGCCGCCCGGCTGGTGGCCGGTCTGGAGACCGACCTCGCCGGCGGCGCGCGCTGGGCCGCCACGGCGCGCACCGTCGAGCCTGATTCCCGCTGGGTCGCCCCGGCCGAGGCGCGCTACCAGCGGTTCGTGACCCTGGCGGAACAGGCCTGACGGACCCTCAGCCGTCCGTCGCCGGCTCGTCACAACTCGGTGAGGTCGGCGCTCTCGAGGTCGACGGCGATGGACCCTCAGCCGTCCGTCGCCAGCCTCGTCGCAACCCCGCCGACATCTATCTCGTCGCCGGGCGAGAGCGGGACCATGGGACCGAGCGAGCCGGTCATGACGCACTCCCCCGCCGCCAGCGGCGTGCCGCGGTCGCACATCGCGTCGGCCAGCCAGACCAGGGCGTGCAACGGGTGGCCACCGAGCGCCGCCCACTCAGGCCCCTCATCGGGCCAGGCCCGCTTCCCGTTCAGCCGCAGATTCATGCGCACCTCGCCTTTCCGGATTCTGAGGTCCGAGAGCGACATCGGCGTGCTGCCGACCACGTAGAACCCGCTGCAGGCGTTGTCGGCGACCATGTCCACGACGGTCAGGTCCCAGTCGGCGATGCGGCTGTCGACGATCTCGATCGCCGGCAGGACATAGGCGATCGCACTGATGATGTCGACGACGGTGTGAGTGCCCTTGTCGAGGTCGTCGCCGAGCACGACGGCGATCTCGGCCTCGGCGCGCGGCTGCATGAGGGTCCCCGCGGCGACATCGATCCCGTCCGCGACGCACCGGTCGGCGAAGAGGACGCCGCTCACAGGCTGACCGAAGCCGAGCTGCTGCTGCACCGCCTCGGAGGTGAGTCCGATCTTGCGGCCGGTGATCCGGCGACCCTCGGAGACGGCCAGATCCGTGTTCACCTGCTGAACGGCGTAGGCGGCGCTCACGTCGGAGTCGCTGCCGAGCAGGTGACGCACGGGCTCGCACTGCCGCCCCGACTCGGCCGCCTCACGAAGCCGCCGCGCGGCCACGGCGATCGACGATTGCAGCATCCCCGCCCCTTCCTGGTCGACGAACCCGTCACAAAGTAGCTGAGCGCGCGCCTCGCATTGCATCGTCCCCAGGTCCGAGCGATACACGGAGTTCCTGCGCGCCGGTGCGGATGTCGTTACCGGCGCCGGAGTGCCGCAATTGCCAGCAGCCGGCTGCGCGCTTCTAGTCTGCGGTGATGGCGACCTCCGTGATGATCACCGGCAGCGGGATACCGATGCCGTCGCCCGGCCGCGCCGGAGCGGGCGCGCTGGTGCGCCACGACGACACGCTCGTCCAGGTCGACGCGGGCCCGGCGACGCTGTTTCGCCTCACCGAGGCCGGCGTGGACATCACGCGGCTGGCGGCGATGGCCATCACCCACCACCACAGCGACCACCTCATGGGGATCCCCGAGTTGGTGCTCACCCGCTGGATCCGCAACGGGGTGCGCCCCTGTGAGGCCCTGCCGATCCACTGCCCCGCCGGCCCCGCCGTCGGCTACCTGGAGTCGCTGCTGGACAACCTGGAGCCGGACATCGCCGCGCGCATCGCCCTCGCCGGGTTCCCGGACCGGCCAGAACCCGCCGTCCGGCCCTTCGAACCGGGGCCCGCACCGGCTGCGGTGGCGACCGTCGGCGAGGTGCTCATCGAGTCGGTGCTCGTGGATCACGGCGAGATCCACCCCGCCGTCGCCTACCGGTTCACGACGCCCGACGGCGTGGTGGTGGTCTCCGGCGACACGCGTGCCTGCGACGCCGTCGAGAGCCTGGCCGACGGCGCCGACATCCTGGTGCACGAGGTCCTGAGCAGCCGGCGCCTCCTCGAAGAGGGGCTCTCACAACGCCGTGTCGAGCGGCTCGCCGGCTATCACGCGGAGGCGCCGACGGTGGGCGCACTGGCGCGGCGTGCCGGTGTGGCGCAACTCGTGCTCACCCACCTCATGCCGGCGCCACGGGGCGACGACGACGCGGCCGCGCTGGTCGCGGATGTCCGCTCGGGCGGGTTCGAGGGCGACATCGCCGCGGCATCCGACCTGTACACCGCCGCCGTATGACGCCGCTGGCGGCGCTCGGCCCGGCACGCCGTCGCTAGCTGCGACAACCTCTCAGGTTGTCGCAGCTAGTCGTCGCCGGTCTCCGTGGCCACCACCGCGGTGATGATCTCGGCTTCGTGGTACTGGCGGTGGTTCACCGATGTGGCGTAGTGGTGGAGCAGCCGGAGCGAGACGTCGCGCTCGATCTCCAGTTCGGACATGTCGGACTCGGGCCCGGAGAGGAGCGCGATCCGATCCTCGAGGTTCTCCGCCTCGGTGGGACCGCTGGCGAACTCCAACTCCACCGCCGAGCCGCGGGCGGTGGCGGTGACGCGCAGGCGCCGGTAGTCCTCGTCGCCGGTGCCGGCGATCCGCTCGGTCAGGACCAGGAGCGCCTCCTCAGCGACGGCGTCGAGCCGTGCCTCGGTTGCTTCGTTCCATGACCTCCGTGCGGCGAAGTCGCGCATGAACTCCCTGATCACGCCGAGACTGGTCACGCTCAGCTT of bacterium contains these proteins:
- a CDS encoding FGGY-family carbohydrate kinase, with product MSGVPVTIGIDVGTTATKALAVDEDGTIMARTRRPHELRAPVPGLLEVDAAAAWRLGPLQAWRDVGDCGDPQAACVAAMLPSLTAVDDRGVPFGPGLLYGDARGGAIAGLPPVGNEEWLGFLRHLAGLCPGAAGFWPAQTVANHALAGVAALDTATAMAAVPLLASAGWEEALCNEIGVRPEQLPRLVAGWEPAGDVDGVPLGAGIPDGLAELATAGAADAGDVIVTLGSTLLCWIVLDGWQEVDGLWTIPHVVPDRCLVGGPSNAGGLFWDRVRAVLGDPPAGEGFDALLADLDPGDLPLWLPSIHPERTPVAGGARTASLLGLEATHRRAHLYRAALETAGFVVRRHLDVAGVAPRRIVATGGGTVVRPLTQALADCTGRPVHVGAVPESAALGAAFAARLVAGLETDLAGGARWAATARTVEPDSRWVAPAEARYQRFVTLAEQA
- a CDS encoding fumarylacetoacetate hydrolase family protein — its product is MLQSSIAVAARRLREAAESGRQCEPVRHLLGSDSDVSAAYAVQQVNTDLAVSEGRRITGRKIGLTSEAVQQQLGFGQPVSGVLFADRCVADGIDVAAGTLMQPRAEAEIAVVLGDDLDKGTHTVVDIISAIAYVLPAIEIVDSRIADWDLTVVDMVADNACSGFYVVGSTPMSLSDLRIRKGEVRMNLRLNGKRAWPDEGPEWAALGGHPLHALVWLADAMCDRGTPLAAGECVMTGSLGPMVPLSPGDEIDVGGVATRLATDG
- a CDS encoding MBL fold metallo-hydrolase, with amino-acid sequence MATSVMITGSGIPMPSPGRAGAGALVRHDDTLVQVDAGPATLFRLTEAGVDITRLAAMAITHHHSDHLMGIPELVLTRWIRNGVRPCEALPIHCPAGPAVGYLESLLDNLEPDIAARIALAGFPDRPEPAVRPFEPGPAPAAVATVGEVLIESVLVDHGEIHPAVAYRFTTPDGVVVVSGDTRACDAVESLADGADILVHEVLSSRRLLEEGLSQRRVERLAGYHAEAPTVGALARRAGVAQLVLTHLMPAPRGDDDAAALVADVRSGGFEGDIAAASDLYTAAV
- a CDS encoding DEAD/DEAH box helicase; amino-acid sequence: MTAVNTDTPDPGAAPAGVMDGFHPAVRAWFCGRFPGGPTAAQVGAWPAIRAGADTLVSAPTGSGKTLAAFLVAIDALWQAHERGEPVAGQAQVVYVSPLKALATDIAENLTGPLAEIERIGRDMGFEPPPLRVAVRSGDTTQSARAAMLRNPPNFVITTPESLYLLLTAERSREMLRTARWVIVDEIHAVARDKRGSHLALSLERLAHVCEQRPLRIGLSATQRPISVIQRLLLGAGTPESPAGRPAPAVIDVGHRRHLDLALEMPPSDLEAVAPATQTAEILDRIAELITEHRTTLIFVNTRREAERIAHLLAERLGDSAVASHHGSLSKERRLRIETRLRAGDLRALVATASLELGIDIGPVDLACQIGSPRSMATFLQRVGRSGHSVGAVPKGRLFPTTRDQLVECAALLAGVRAGRLDAVTPPEAPLDVLAQQITAECAAERWKVDDLFGLVCRAAPYADLSREDFDETLRFTNTGVVTGRGRRGDYVHVDSVAGEAAGRRGARLAALTSGGAIPDVADYRVLLDPDDTFLGTVDEDWAIESMAGDVFLLGSHSWRIRRVESGVVRVVDAEGAPPTVPFWLGEAPSRTTELSTEVSDLRALVEGFLDAGDPDGARTAIAERCGLGDVAAEAVVSYLAAARASLGSLPTQSRLIIERFFDEAGGMQLVIHSPHGGRLNRGLGLALRKRFCRTFDFELQAAANDDAVVLSLGPQHSFPLSDVPRMLDPGTVTDVLTQAIIVSPLFGVRWRWNLNRALTVLRFKGGKRNPPPIQRMEADDVMAATFPGLAACQDNNPGPVPIPDHLLVRQTLHDALHEATDIDGLVALLEALRAGDVAIEFRDTPEPSPLSHEILGGRPFTFLDEAPLEERRTRAVRLPRGLPVDLSEIGALHPDAIARTCAEVAPEVRDPDELHDLLSQMVLCRPRSDWADLYAQLAEAGRAVTAGGFWCTTELQPAVRALLGEDTPGDDADDEPTDIGDPADVTIEAIRGHLEVMGPVTVAELAAATSLGRGTTEIALAALQAEGFALSGRFRPSEATAADGDELEWCSRRLLARIHVYSQRRRRRDIQPVTAQDFMRFLFRWQHVAPGTQVRGRAGLTAVIEQLQGFEAAAGTWERQLLARRIDGYLPVWLDDLCLSGELAWGRLGLRRGDEGRPGAATSRATPVTLGLRGDFDWLTAAARGTEVPTAPAAGALAEIVESLERHGPRFANELTADCGRLLTDIESGLTDGVARGLLTADSFGALRSLLGGPRRGSPGARLQPRRGLRRGAQGLAGPVGRWSLLAAPEDRFDPDELAEATAEQLLARWGVVFRDLRAMETLAVPWREVLWALRRLEARGVVRGGRFVTGFTGEQFALPAAVDELRRVRRSERNGERLEIPATDPLNLTGIVTPGPRVAAIASRTVTYIDGLPDRAAGIPPASDTHRGQGTHIGAKEPGPPAVASRP